Proteins encoded together in one Sinorhizobium meliloti window:
- a CDS encoding aldehyde dehydrogenase family protein, with the protein MTMIRCVSPVDGEVYAERPAMPLEMARQAVAHARLAQKAWARRPLDERVKLVLAGVARLNEMVDEVVPELAWQMGRPVRYGGEFKGFNERSNYVASIAADALKPLVVEESDRFERRIAREPHGVVFVIAPWNYPYMTAINTVAPALMAGNTVILKHASQTILVGERMVRGFIEAGVPADVFQNLFLDHDTTAALIAAKSFDFINFTGSVEGGRSIERAAAGTFTGLGLELGGKDPGYVMEDADLDAAVDTLMDGATYNSGQCCCGIERIYVHESLYDAFVEKSVAWASNYKLGNPLDPETTLGPMANKRFAATVRNQIADAISRGAKALIDPKLFPQDDGGAYLAPQVLVDVDHSMEFMREETFGPAVGIMKVKSDAEAIELMNDSRYGLTASLWTKDAERAARIGSELETGTVFMNRADYLDPALCWTGVKETGRGGSLSVLGFHNLTRPKSYHLKKVTA; encoded by the coding sequence ATGACGATGATCCGATGTGTTTCGCCGGTCGACGGCGAGGTTTATGCCGAGCGCCCGGCAATGCCGCTGGAGATGGCGAGGCAGGCCGTGGCACATGCGCGCCTCGCGCAGAAGGCCTGGGCCAGGCGCCCGCTCGATGAACGTGTGAAGCTGGTGCTTGCCGGCGTGGCACGCCTCAACGAGATGGTCGACGAGGTGGTGCCGGAACTCGCCTGGCAGATGGGCCGGCCGGTGCGCTATGGCGGCGAATTCAAGGGATTCAACGAGCGCTCCAATTACGTCGCCTCGATCGCGGCCGATGCGCTGAAGCCGCTCGTCGTGGAGGAGAGCGACCGCTTCGAGCGGCGCATCGCGCGCGAGCCGCATGGCGTCGTCTTCGTCATCGCTCCGTGGAACTATCCCTATATGACCGCGATCAACACGGTCGCGCCGGCGCTGATGGCCGGCAATACCGTGATCCTCAAACACGCCAGCCAAACGATCCTCGTCGGCGAGCGCATGGTGCGCGGCTTCATCGAGGCGGGCGTTCCGGCGGACGTTTTCCAGAACCTGTTCCTGGATCACGACACGACGGCGGCGCTGATTGCCGCCAAGAGCTTCGACTTCATCAACTTCACCGGATCGGTCGAAGGCGGCCGGTCGATCGAGCGGGCGGCGGCCGGCACCTTTACCGGCCTCGGCCTCGAGCTCGGCGGCAAGGATCCTGGCTATGTGATGGAGGATGCCGACCTCGACGCGGCCGTCGACACGCTGATGGACGGCGCGACCTACAATTCCGGCCAGTGCTGCTGCGGCATCGAGCGCATCTATGTGCATGAGTCGCTCTATGACGCCTTTGTCGAGAAATCGGTCGCCTGGGCGTCCAATTACAAGCTCGGCAATCCGCTCGATCCGGAGACGACGCTCGGTCCGATGGCAAACAAGCGCTTTGCGGCAACCGTGCGCAATCAGATCGCCGATGCGATCTCCAGGGGTGCCAAGGCGCTGATCGACCCGAAGCTCTTCCCGCAGGACGATGGCGGTGCCTATCTGGCGCCGCAAGTCCTTGTCGACGTCGATCACTCCATGGAGTTCATGCGTGAGGAAACCTTCGGGCCGGCCGTGGGCATCATGAAGGTGAAGAGCGACGCCGAGGCGATCGAATTGATGAACGACAGCCGGTACGGTCTCACCGCGTCGCTCTGGACGAAGGATGCGGAGCGCGCGGCGCGGATCGGCAGTGAGCTCGAAACGGGCACGGTTTTCATGAATCGCGCCGACTATCTCGATCCGGCGCTGTGCTGGACCGGCGTCAAGGAGACCGGCCGGGGCGGCTCGCTCTCGGTGCTCGGCTTCCACAATCTCACCCGCCCGAAATCCTATCACCTCAAGAAAGTGACCGCATGA
- a CDS encoding glutamine synthetase family protein, translating to MSANYTFDDLKRDVAEGRIDTVLACQVDMQGRLMGKRFHAEYFVESAWKETHSCNYLLATDMEMETVPGYKATSWEKGYGDYTMKPDLSTLRRIPWLEGTALVLCDMLDHDTHTEVPHSPRAILKKQVARLEAMGFKAYMASELEFFLFDQSYDDARLSGYRDLQLVSGYNEDYHIFQTTKEEDVMRAIRNGLQGAGIPVENSKGEASAGQEEINVRYAEAVTMADRHAIIKNGCKEIAWQRGKAITFLAKWNYSAAGSSSHIHQSLWSKDGETPLFFDKNGQYGMSELMRHYVAGQLAHASEVTYFLAPYINSYKRFMAGTFAPTKAIWSKDNRTAGYRLCGEGSKAIRIECRVGGSDLNPYLAFAALIAAGISGIENKMELEAPFVGDAYQGKEVREIPHTLREASEALSGSKMLRAAFGEEVVDHYVHAAEWEQQEYDRRVTDWEVARGFERA from the coding sequence ATGAGCGCGAACTATACATTCGATGATTTGAAGAGAGACGTGGCCGAGGGCCGCATCGACACGGTGCTCGCCTGCCAGGTGGACATGCAGGGCCGCCTGATGGGCAAGCGGTTTCATGCGGAATATTTCGTGGAAAGCGCATGGAAGGAGACGCATAGCTGCAACTACCTGCTTGCCACAGATATGGAGATGGAGACCGTTCCCGGCTACAAGGCGACGAGCTGGGAGAAAGGGTACGGCGATTACACGATGAAGCCGGACCTCTCGACCCTCCGGCGCATTCCGTGGCTCGAAGGTACCGCGCTGGTTCTCTGCGACATGCTGGACCATGACACGCATACGGAAGTGCCGCACTCGCCGCGCGCCATTTTGAAGAAGCAGGTGGCGCGCCTCGAAGCCATGGGCTTCAAGGCCTATATGGCGAGCGAACTCGAATTCTTCCTCTTCGATCAGTCCTATGACGATGCGAGGCTCTCGGGATATCGCGACCTGCAGCTCGTCAGCGGCTACAACGAGGATTACCACATCTTCCAGACGACCAAGGAAGAGGATGTGATGCGGGCGATCCGCAACGGTCTTCAGGGAGCCGGGATCCCGGTCGAGAACTCCAAGGGCGAGGCGTCCGCCGGCCAGGAGGAGATCAACGTCCGTTATGCGGAGGCCGTGACGATGGCCGACCGGCATGCGATCATCAAGAACGGCTGCAAGGAAATCGCCTGGCAGCGCGGCAAGGCGATCACCTTCCTTGCCAAGTGGAACTACTCGGCCGCCGGCTCCTCGTCGCACATCCACCAGTCGCTCTGGAGCAAGGACGGCGAAACGCCGCTGTTCTTCGACAAGAACGGGCAGTATGGCATGTCTGAGCTCATGCGCCACTATGTGGCCGGTCAGCTCGCCCATGCGAGCGAGGTAACCTATTTCCTGGCGCCCTATATCAACTCCTACAAGCGCTTCATGGCCGGCACCTTCGCTCCGACCAAGGCGATCTGGAGCAAGGACAACCGCACGGCCGGCTATCGCCTCTGCGGTGAGGGCAGCAAGGCAATCCGCATCGAATGCCGCGTCGGCGGCTCCGATCTCAACCCGTACCTTGCCTTTGCCGCCCTGATCGCGGCCGGCATTTCCGGCATCGAGAACAAGATGGAACTGGAGGCGCCCTTCGTGGGCGACGCCTATCAGGGCAAGGAGGTGCGCGAGATCCCGCATACGCTGAGAGAGGCGAGCGAGGCGCTTTCCGGTTCGAAGATGCTTCGTGCCGCTTTTGGCGAAGAGGTTGTCGATCATTATGTGCACGCCGCAGAATGGGAGCAGCAGGAATATGACCGGCGCGTGACCGACTGGGAGGTCGCGCGCGGGTTCGAAAGGGCGTAA
- a CDS encoding TRAP transporter substrate-binding protein, protein MTNRRDFLKKAGLAAAAGTTALAAPAVRAQSGKITWRLQTYAGPALAEHVIKPAIDAFNKAANGEMQIDLYTADQLVPTGELFRAMQAGTIDAVQSDDDSMASPVDIKVFGGYFPFASRYSLDVPTLFHQYGLNEIWAEAYGEVEGVTWLSAGSWDPCNFATVKPIKTLADLNGLRIFTFPTAGKFLTRFGVVPVTLPWEDVQVAMQTGELDGLAWSGITEDYTVGWADVTKYFLTNNISGAWCGSFFANSARWKEVPEHLQTLFRLCIDSSHYYRQHWYWGGEAKLRAEGTKLELTTIPDEEWKTVEAEALKFWDEIAATSPRAAKVVEILKKYRETMEKAGPPYRYT, encoded by the coding sequence ATGACCAACAGACGCGATTTTCTGAAGAAGGCCGGGCTTGCAGCCGCGGCCGGAACGACGGCGCTTGCTGCCCCGGCAGTGCGTGCGCAATCCGGAAAGATCACCTGGCGCCTGCAGACCTATGCCGGCCCGGCGCTCGCCGAACATGTCATCAAGCCGGCGATCGATGCCTTCAACAAGGCCGCCAATGGCGAGATGCAAATCGACCTTTACACCGCCGATCAGCTCGTGCCGACCGGCGAATTGTTCCGCGCCATGCAGGCCGGTACGATCGATGCGGTTCAGAGCGACGACGACTCGATGGCTTCACCGGTCGACATCAAGGTATTCGGCGGCTACTTCCCATTCGCTTCGCGCTACAGCCTGGACGTGCCGACGCTCTTTCATCAGTACGGCCTCAACGAGATCTGGGCCGAAGCCTATGGCGAAGTCGAAGGGGTCACCTGGCTTTCGGCCGGATCCTGGGATCCCTGCAACTTTGCAACGGTGAAGCCGATCAAGACGCTTGCGGACCTCAACGGCCTGCGCATCTTCACCTTCCCGACCGCCGGCAAGTTTCTGACGCGTTTCGGCGTCGTTCCCGTTACTCTGCCCTGGGAGGACGTGCAGGTCGCCATGCAGACGGGCGAACTCGACGGGCTCGCCTGGTCGGGGATTACCGAGGACTACACGGTGGGCTGGGCGGACGTCACCAAGTACTTTCTGACGAACAATATCTCCGGCGCCTGGTGCGGATCGTTTTTTGCGAACTCCGCGCGCTGGAAGGAGGTGCCGGAGCATCTGCAGACGCTGTTCCGCCTCTGCATCGACTCCTCGCATTACTATCGCCAGCACTGGTACTGGGGCGGCGAGGCGAAGTTACGCGCCGAAGGCACCAAGCTGGAACTGACGACCATTCCGGACGAGGAATGGAAAACGGTTGAAGCGGAGGCCCTGAAATTCTGGGACGAGATTGCTGCCACCAGCCCGCGCGCGGCCAAGGTCGTAGAGATATTGAAGAAGTACCGCGAGACAATGGAAAAGGCCGGGCCGCCCTATCGCTATACCTGA
- a CDS encoding TRAP transporter large permease, giving the protein MSYEMIAFMMFSSMMMTMLTGQRVFAAIGVVGAVSAAFLWGNGGFEMAFAASMKLMKWYPLLTLPLFIFMGYMLSESGIAEDLYKMFHVWMGGLRGGLALGTIGLMVIISAMNGLSVAGMAIGATIALPELLRRGYDKTMVTGVIQAGSSLGILVPPSVVLVLYGMIARQPVGQLWLAGVFPGLLLALLFSIYVVFRCKIQPHLGPALPKEERNVPLAEKLKLLRAGILPFMIFFLMMGLFVMGVTSLVESSAVGALSALVAAWWKGRLTWTVFDKTIEQTLGISCMFMWIILAALCFGAVFDGLGAVKAIEFLFLEKWGLGPWEVLILMQISYLIMGTFLDDTAMLVIVAPLYIPLVGSLGFDLIWYGVLYTITCQIAYMTPPFGYNLFLMRAMAPPEISLMDIYRSVLPFVLVMLVGLAIVTAFPEIALWLPHHVYVKG; this is encoded by the coding sequence ATGAGCTACGAGATGATCGCCTTCATGATGTTCTCGTCCATGATGATGACGATGCTGACCGGGCAAAGGGTCTTCGCGGCCATCGGTGTCGTCGGCGCGGTTTCGGCTGCCTTCCTCTGGGGCAATGGCGGCTTCGAGATGGCCTTCGCCGCTTCGATGAAGCTGATGAAATGGTATCCGCTGCTCACTTTGCCGCTCTTCATCTTCATGGGCTACATGCTGTCGGAGTCCGGGATCGCCGAGGATCTCTACAAGATGTTCCACGTGTGGATGGGCGGCCTGCGCGGCGGGCTTGCGCTTGGCACCATCGGGCTGATGGTCATCATTTCCGCGATGAACGGACTCAGCGTTGCGGGAATGGCGATCGGCGCGACCATCGCGCTGCCCGAGCTCCTGCGCCGCGGCTACGACAAGACGATGGTGACCGGAGTCATTCAGGCGGGCAGTTCACTCGGCATTCTGGTTCCGCCGAGCGTCGTGCTGGTGCTCTACGGCATGATCGCGCGTCAGCCGGTGGGGCAGCTCTGGCTTGCAGGCGTGTTTCCGGGGTTGCTTCTGGCACTGCTGTTTTCGATCTATGTGGTCTTTCGCTGCAAGATACAGCCGCATCTTGGGCCGGCGCTTCCCAAGGAGGAGCGGAACGTCCCGCTTGCCGAAAAGCTCAAGCTGTTACGCGCCGGCATCCTCCCCTTCATGATCTTCTTTCTGATGATGGGCCTCTTCGTGATGGGCGTCACAAGCCTTGTCGAGAGCTCCGCCGTCGGGGCGCTTTCTGCCCTCGTAGCGGCCTGGTGGAAGGGGCGTCTGACATGGACCGTTTTCGACAAGACGATCGAGCAGACACTCGGGATCTCCTGCATGTTCATGTGGATCATCCTGGCAGCGCTCTGCTTCGGTGCGGTCTTCGACGGTCTGGGAGCGGTCAAGGCGATCGAGTTCCTGTTCCTGGAGAAATGGGGGCTGGGTCCCTGGGAAGTGCTGATCCTGATGCAGATTTCCTATCTGATCATGGGCACGTTCCTTGACGACACAGCCATGCTGGTAATCGTCGCCCCTCTCTACATACCTCTCGTGGGCAGCCTCGGCTTCGATCTGATCTGGTACGGCGTGCTCTACACGATAACCTGCCAGATCGCCTACATGACTCCGCCCTTCGGCTACAACCTGTTCCTGATGCGTGCGATGGCTCCTCCCGAGATATCGCTGATGGACATCTACAGATCGGTGCTCCCCTTCGTCCTGGTGATGCTCGTGGGACTGGCAATCGTGACGGCGTTTCCGGAGATCGCACTGTGGCTGCCGCACCATGTCTATGTGAAGGGCTGA
- a CDS encoding TRAP transporter small permease subunit, with translation MPEYLKTYVRTVDGFNRRVGRTTMYLIFAMMGILLYSSVSKAWLLPSLWTLEMAQFVMAAYYLLGGAYSLQLDSHVRMDLVYGRWTARTRAAVDAITILMLFVYLGFLLYGGVSSTAYALKYGETSYSSWAPYMAPIKIVMTIGIALTLLQATSIFIKDLARAMGRPIA, from the coding sequence ATGCCTGAATATTTGAAAACCTATGTGCGAACGGTCGACGGATTCAATCGCCGCGTGGGCCGGACGACCATGTATCTGATCTTCGCGATGATGGGCATTCTGCTCTATTCGTCCGTATCGAAGGCCTGGCTGCTGCCGTCGCTCTGGACGCTCGAAATGGCACAATTCGTCATGGCGGCATACTATCTGCTGGGTGGGGCCTATTCGCTCCAGCTCGACAGCCACGTGCGTATGGACCTGGTCTATGGCCGCTGGACTGCGCGCACGCGCGCTGCGGTCGATGCGATCACCATCCTCATGCTCTTCGTCTATCTGGGCTTCCTGCTTTATGGAGGCGTTTCCAGCACTGCTTATGCGTTGAAATACGGTGAGACCAGCTATTCGAGCTGGGCACCCTACATGGCGCCGATCAAGATCGTCATGACGATAGGCATCGCACTCACTCTCCTGCAGGCAACGTCCATCTTCATCAAGGACCTTGCCCGGGCGATGGGGAGGCCGATCGCATGA
- a CDS encoding N-formylglutamate amidohydrolase yields the protein MTGLLTEAEGDPVAIENAEAKGEFLFVCEHASNRMPERLGTLGLSKEALESHVAWDPGALAVSRLLSKELDGTLIHQRFSRLAYDCNRPPEAAAAMPAVSETYEVPGNVALSAAERQARIQEIYLPFHAAVTRAVADRKAARRGPVLVTIHSFTPIYFGKPRTVELGILHDADSRLAERILAAAATAEAGYDVRRNEPYGPADGVTHSLIEYGIRLGVPNVMIEIRNDLIRDKVGQRVMADYLAGLLATSAVALPAQQ from the coding sequence TTGACGGGACTTTTGACTGAGGCAGAGGGCGACCCGGTCGCGATCGAGAACGCCGAAGCGAAGGGAGAATTCCTCTTCGTCTGCGAGCATGCCTCGAACCGGATGCCCGAGCGGCTGGGAACGCTCGGCCTTTCGAAGGAGGCGCTCGAGAGTCATGTCGCCTGGGATCCCGGCGCATTGGCAGTCTCCCGGCTGCTCTCCAAAGAGCTGGATGGCACCCTGATTCATCAGCGTTTTTCGCGGCTTGCCTATGATTGCAACAGACCGCCGGAAGCGGCTGCGGCGATGCCTGCCGTCAGCGAGACCTATGAGGTGCCCGGCAACGTCGCCCTTTCGGCCGCGGAGCGGCAGGCGCGGATCCAGGAGATTTACCTGCCGTTTCACGCGGCGGTCACGCGCGCCGTGGCAGACCGCAAGGCCGCGCGCAGAGGGCCGGTTCTCGTGACCATACACAGTTTCACGCCGATCTATTTCGGCAAGCCGCGGACCGTCGAGCTCGGCATTCTGCACGATGCGGACAGCCGGCTCGCGGAGCGCATTCTTGCCGCCGCGGCGACCGCGGAGGCGGGATACGACGTCCGCCGCAACGAACCTTATGGACCGGCCGACGGCGTGACGCACAGTCTGATCGAATACGGTATCCGCCTTGGCGTGCCCAACGTCATGATCGAGATCCGCAACGATCTCATCCGCGATAAAGTCGGCCAAAGGGTCATGGCCGATTATCTGGCGGGGCTGCTCGCAACGAGCGCGGTTGCCCTTCCGGCACAACAATAG
- a CDS encoding MurR/RpiR family transcriptional regulator — MNGNTASMTVSDVINAHFAALTRAEKQLAETLLDNYPVSGLGSITTVAENAGVSTPTVARMVQKLGFRGFPDFQARLHQELEATISNPIAKHDRWAASAPGTHTLNRFADAVMGNMRQTLSQIEPAEFDTAAALVADLKRRVYLVGGRITRSLADYLFTHLQVIRTGVTQIAANPSSWPHYVLDMRPGDVLILFDIRRYEQEMETLARSARDRGVEIILFTDQWGSPVAKSSSKVFRARIEVPSAWDSSVMLLFLVEALIEAVQSSNWDQTRDRMRTLEGLFDSTRIFRKPV, encoded by the coding sequence TTGAACGGCAACACGGCTTCCATGACGGTGTCGGATGTGATCAACGCACATTTCGCCGCGCTGACGCGCGCCGAAAAGCAATTGGCGGAGACACTTCTCGACAATTACCCGGTCTCCGGTCTCGGTTCGATCACCACGGTCGCCGAGAACGCCGGCGTTTCGACGCCGACGGTCGCCCGCATGGTTCAGAAGCTCGGTTTTCGCGGCTTCCCGGACTTTCAGGCACGGCTTCATCAGGAGCTCGAGGCGACGATCTCCAATCCGATCGCCAAGCACGACCGCTGGGCGGCCAGCGCGCCGGGGACGCATACGCTCAACCGTTTCGCCGACGCGGTCATGGGAAACATGCGCCAGACGCTGTCGCAGATCGAGCCCGCGGAGTTCGACACGGCCGCCGCACTCGTTGCCGATTTGAAGCGCAGGGTCTATCTCGTCGGCGGGCGCATCACCCGCTCTCTCGCGGATTACCTCTTCACTCATCTTCAGGTCATCCGAACCGGCGTCACGCAGATCGCCGCGAACCCGAGTTCGTGGCCGCATTACGTGCTGGACATGCGCCCGGGAGACGTCCTCATCCTGTTCGACATCCGCCGTTACGAGCAGGAGATGGAAACGCTCGCCCGCTCCGCCCGAGACCGCGGCGTCGAGATCATCCTCTTCACGGACCAGTGGGGCTCTCCGGTCGCCAAGTCTTCATCGAAGGTCTTCCGCGCCCGGATCGAGGTTCCCTCCGCATGGGACAGTTCCGTCATGCTGCTCTTCCTCGTGGAGGCGCTGATCGAGGCGGTACAGAGCTCGAACTGGGACCAAACCCGGGACCGGATGAGGACGCTGGAGGGCCTGTTCGATTCCACCCGCATTTTCCGCAAGCCGGTCTAG
- a CDS encoding ABC transporter substrate-binding protein — MISRTQRLLSLSTAMLLATTAVAVAEPSEELIAAAKKEGTLTTIALPHNWCGYGDVIAGFKAKYGLEVNELNPDAGSGDEIEAIKANKGNTGPQAPDVIDVGLSFGPSAKAEGLIQPYKVSTWDTIPDTAKDPEGYWYGDYYGVLSFVVNTDIVKDVPKDWADLKKSDYANSVALAGDPRASNQAVQAVYAAGLAAGETDAAKAGEAGLAFFAEVNKAGNFVPVIGKSASLAQGSTPIIIAWDYNGLSWRDSLNGNPPVEVVVPASGVVAGVYVQAISAFAPHPNAAKLWMEYLYSDEGQLGWLKGYCHPIRFNDLVKNGKVPQEMLDKLPPAASYEKAVFPTLDEQAKGKEAITTKWDSVVGASVQ, encoded by the coding sequence GTGATTTCAAGGACTCAACGCCTGCTCTCGCTTTCGACCGCCATGCTGCTCGCAACGACGGCAGTAGCCGTTGCCGAGCCGAGCGAAGAGCTCATCGCAGCCGCCAAGAAGGAAGGCACGCTGACGACAATCGCGCTCCCGCACAATTGGTGCGGGTACGGCGACGTGATCGCCGGCTTCAAGGCCAAATACGGCCTCGAAGTCAACGAACTGAACCCGGATGCGGGCTCCGGAGACGAGATCGAGGCGATCAAGGCCAACAAGGGCAACACCGGCCCGCAGGCCCCCGACGTCATCGACGTCGGCCTCTCTTTCGGCCCCTCGGCCAAGGCCGAAGGCCTGATTCAGCCCTACAAGGTCTCTACCTGGGACACGATTCCGGACACGGCCAAGGATCCGGAAGGCTATTGGTACGGCGACTATTACGGCGTTCTCTCCTTCGTGGTGAACACCGATATCGTCAAGGACGTGCCGAAGGACTGGGCGGACCTCAAGAAGTCCGACTATGCGAACTCGGTCGCCCTCGCCGGCGATCCGCGCGCATCCAACCAGGCGGTGCAGGCGGTCTACGCCGCCGGCCTCGCGGCCGGCGAAACGGATGCGGCAAAGGCCGGGGAAGCGGGCCTGGCCTTCTTCGCCGAGGTCAACAAGGCCGGCAACTTCGTCCCGGTCATCGGCAAGTCCGCCTCGCTCGCGCAAGGCTCGACGCCGATCATCATCGCCTGGGACTATAACGGTCTCTCCTGGCGCGACAGCCTGAACGGCAACCCGCCGGTCGAAGTCGTCGTCCCGGCCTCCGGCGTCGTCGCCGGCGTCTACGTGCAGGCGATCTCTGCCTTCGCTCCGCATCCGAACGCCGCCAAGCTCTGGATGGAATATCTTTACTCGGACGAAGGTCAGCTCGGCTGGCTGAAGGGCTACTGCCACCCGATCCGCTTCAACGACCTCGTCAAGAACGGCAAGGTTCCGCAGGAAATGCTCGACAAGCTGCCGCCAGCCGCATCCTACGAAAAGGCCGTGTTCCCGACACTCGACGAGCAGGCCAAGGGCAAGGAAGCGATCACCACCAAGTGGGACAGCGTCGTCGGCGCGAGCGTGCAGTAA
- a CDS encoding ABC transporter permease: MTTTTAAAPLISKRAIIDWLGIAPFMIFALMFLVVPTLYLVTGAFLTPAGEFTFKNIGDLFTPSILSAYWISIRVSVASSLGGALIGFFLAWAIVLGGLPGWIRSGLLTFSGVASNFAGVPLAFAFLATLGRTGLVTVFLRDWFGFNLYSTGFNLLSFLGLTITYMYFQIPLMVLILTPALDGMKKEWREASEILGASTWQYWRMVALPILWPSLLGTTLLLFANAFGAIATAYALTGSSLNIVPILLYAQIRGDVLHNPNLGYALALGMIVITGISNILYIWLRMRAERWQK, encoded by the coding sequence ATGACCACGACAACAGCAGCAGCACCCCTGATCAGCAAACGAGCGATCATCGACTGGCTGGGCATCGCGCCCTTCATGATTTTCGCGCTGATGTTCCTGGTCGTTCCGACGCTCTATCTCGTCACCGGGGCCTTCCTCACGCCTGCAGGCGAGTTCACCTTCAAGAATATCGGCGATCTCTTCACGCCCTCGATCCTCTCCGCCTACTGGATTTCGATCCGCGTATCGGTCGCCTCCTCGCTCGGCGGCGCGCTCATCGGCTTTTTCCTCGCGTGGGCGATCGTGCTTGGCGGGCTGCCGGGCTGGATTCGCTCCGGGCTCCTCACCTTTTCCGGCGTCGCCTCCAACTTCGCGGGCGTTCCGCTCGCCTTCGCGTTTCTCGCGACCCTCGGCCGCACCGGACTTGTCACCGTGTTTCTGCGCGACTGGTTCGGCTTCAATCTCTATTCGACAGGGTTCAATCTCCTGAGCTTCCTCGGCCTCACCATCACCTACATGTATTTCCAGATCCCGCTGATGGTGCTGATCCTTACGCCGGCGCTCGACGGCATGAAGAAGGAATGGCGCGAAGCTTCCGAAATTCTCGGCGCCTCCACCTGGCAATACTGGCGCATGGTGGCGCTGCCGATCCTCTGGCCGAGCCTGCTCGGCACGACGCTCCTGCTCTTCGCCAACGCCTTCGGCGCGATCGCCACCGCCTACGCGCTGACCGGCAGTTCGCTCAATATCGTCCCGATCCTGCTCTATGCACAGATCCGCGGCGACGTGCTCCATAATCCGAACCTCGGCTATGCGCTGGCGCTCGGCATGATCGTCATCACCGGCATCTCCAATATTCTCTACATCTGGCTGCGGATGCGCGCCGAACGGTGGCAGAAATGA
- a CDS encoding ABC transporter permease, with amino-acid sequence MKARRLGAWIAIAIGASYFIVPLLGTLEFSLRMRRDAYSFDAYRSVFSDFQFRETFGYSMLMAFFTIIFGMLLVVPTAYWVRLRLPQVRPVIEFITLLPLVIPAIVIVFGYLRLYNSSSFLPLTGSTSGTNALLMFSYMTLSLPYMYRAVDTAMRAIDVRTLTEAAESLGAKWPTILFRCIFPNVMSGVLSGAFITFAIVMGEFTMAALLNRPAFGPYLQLVGANKAYEPSALAVIAFAITWLSMGLIQLVSRFQKSAPAKA; translated from the coding sequence ATGAAAGCAAGACGTCTCGGTGCCTGGATCGCCATCGCCATCGGAGCGAGCTATTTCATCGTCCCGCTGCTCGGCACGCTGGAATTCTCGCTGCGCATGCGCCGCGATGCCTATTCCTTCGACGCTTACCGGTCGGTCTTCTCCGACTTCCAGTTTCGCGAGACCTTCGGCTATTCGATGCTGATGGCGTTTTTCACGATCATCTTCGGCATGCTGCTGGTGGTGCCGACCGCCTATTGGGTGCGCCTGCGCCTGCCCCAGGTCCGCCCCGTCATCGAGTTCATCACGCTGCTGCCGCTCGTCATTCCCGCGATCGTCATCGTCTTCGGCTATCTCAGACTCTATAATTCCTCCTCGTTCCTGCCGCTGACCGGCTCCACTTCCGGCACCAATGCGCTCCTGATGTTCTCCTACATGACGCTGTCGCTTCCCTATATGTACCGCGCGGTCGACACGGCGATGCGGGCCATCGATGTCAGAACGCTGACGGAGGCCGCGGAAAGCCTTGGCGCCAAATGGCCGACCATCCTCTTCCGCTGCATTTTCCCGAATGTGATGAGCGGCGTGCTTTCCGGTGCCTTCATCACCTTCGCGATCGTCATGGGCGAATTCACCATGGCGGCGCTGCTCAACCGCCCGGCCTTCGGCCCCTATCTGCAGCTTGTCGGCGCCAACAAGGCCTACGAGCCTTCGGCGCTCGCCGTCATTGCATTCGCGATCACCTGGCTCAGCATGGGATTGATCCAGCTCGTATCGCGCTTCCAGAAATCCGCTCCGGCCAAGGCTTGA